A region from the Leptospirillum ferriphilum ML-04 genome encodes:
- a CDS encoding TolC family protein: MNLHRILFLITLIVLECSGFAWAADPASQKNLDRPPKVLGLNDAIFFGLTHHPKIFMFRHQVQKAKAAVQIANAHFLPNVGAGALFGAGEPGVGNRPFNNAYAYSGFLPVTYGVLGPYGHNANLSMAQTAMASLGVTQLLYDFGKYEHLTRSRKELTKASVDNLLTRDAWVILQVKEAYYHVILDRKLIEVYQKNLEQRQMVRDLTRSLYRANYKSRLDYDLAVVDLEKAKALLVNEQNDLESQIARLNEAMGLGKKSRKNYRLKDRAPDNFVPVPLEELISTGIQKRPELLSTTHRYHAGVEKTASEKAKHYPYISAFGNYGYLGNMVTGQSYSPGLWTGGAMINVPIYTGGMIRGMVARAREATLTSQYHEQDWRIRIRLQVTQAYDRVRADAADIVAYTKAVKEAKLALLLANKKYEANLISIVQLTLAEVYLLDAEASLAIAEYHMGVDQAALRFTTGIDYPEYVTMTGQVRDSRVKTSLDSRIPQ, translated from the coding sequence ATGAATCTTCATAGAATTTTATTTTTGATCACCCTGATTGTTCTGGAATGTTCCGGGTTTGCCTGGGCAGCAGATCCAGCCAGTCAAAAGAATCTTGATCGGCCCCCGAAGGTGTTGGGATTAAACGATGCCATTTTTTTTGGTTTGACGCATCATCCGAAGATTTTCATGTTCCGCCATCAGGTCCAAAAAGCAAAAGCGGCCGTTCAAATTGCAAATGCCCATTTTCTGCCGAATGTCGGAGCCGGGGCCCTGTTTGGTGCCGGAGAGCCAGGGGTTGGCAATCGACCTTTCAACAACGCTTATGCCTATTCCGGTTTTCTGCCGGTGACCTATGGTGTTTTGGGCCCGTACGGACATAACGCGAATCTCTCCATGGCTCAGACGGCAATGGCGTCATTGGGAGTCACCCAGCTTCTTTACGACTTCGGAAAATACGAGCATCTGACCCGGTCCCGGAAAGAGTTGACAAAAGCCTCCGTCGATAATTTGCTGACAAGGGATGCCTGGGTGATTTTGCAGGTAAAGGAAGCCTACTATCATGTCATTCTTGACCGGAAACTGATCGAGGTCTACCAGAAAAATCTTGAACAGCGGCAGATGGTTCGGGACCTGACACGGTCTCTTTACAGGGCAAACTATAAATCCCGTCTGGATTATGACCTTGCGGTCGTGGATCTTGAGAAGGCAAAGGCGTTGCTGGTGAATGAACAGAATGATCTTGAAAGCCAGATTGCCCGCCTCAACGAAGCCATGGGTCTGGGAAAGAAAAGCCGAAAGAACTATCGGCTGAAAGACAGGGCCCCGGACAATTTCGTTCCTGTCCCGCTTGAAGAGTTGATCAGTACCGGAATCCAGAAACGGCCGGAACTCTTGTCGACAACTCACCGATATCATGCGGGTGTCGAAAAGACAGCATCAGAAAAAGCGAAGCATTATCCTTATATCTCGGCGTTTGGAAATTATGGGTATCTGGGAAATATGGTGACTGGACAGAGTTATTCTCCTGGGCTCTGGACGGGTGGAGCCATGATTAACGTTCCGATTTACACAGGTGGAATGATCCGTGGCATGGTCGCCCGGGCGAGAGAAGCGACATTGACATCACAGTACCACGAACAGGACTGGAGAATCCGTATCCGGCTCCAGGTGACCCAGGCTTATGACCGGGTCCGGGCGGATGCTGCGGATATTGTTGCTTACACAAAGGCTGTCAAAGAGGCTAAACTGGCGTTGCTCCTGGCGAACAAGAAATATGAGGCAAACTTGATTTCCATTGTGCAGCTAACTTTGGCAGAAGTCTATCTGCTGGATGCTGAAGCCAGTCTTGCTATAGCTGAATACCATATGGGAGTGGACCAGGCAGCACTCCGTTTCACAACAGGTATTGACTATCCGGAATATGTGACAATGACAGGACAAGTCCGGGATTCTCGGGTAAAAACATCACTTGATTCCCGAATCCCTCAATGA
- a CDS encoding thioredoxin domain-containing protein yields the protein MANRLKEETSPYLRQHADNPVDWYPWGKEAFEKARLEEKPVLLSIGYAACHWCHVMAHESFERPDIASVMNEFFVNIKVDREERPDLDQIYQMAHTMITRRNGGWPLTMFLTPSQVPFAGGTYFPAQPRFGLPGFVQVLEQIRDFYRDHREGLEKEDHPILQYLGQTNPVADSREFELDLSPSEALVNNLKSRFDPEFGGFGGAPKFPHAMDLSYLFRRFQRKGDSTAAHMATLTLSSMKRGGIWDQVGGGFARYSVDERWLIPHFEKMLYDNALLLEALSLGASVSKNPVYSRTAEELVGWLFREMRSDDGVYYSSLDADSEGEEGRFYVFQAEEVRSILSDEEYRVVSKYYGLSGPPNFEGHAWNLYEARSIGELSKEFHLSESDIERRIESARQKLFAYRSTRVRPGLDDKVLASWNALMAKALLFSGRILGKQEWISAGRKTIDYMHRKMWKNGLLMAVYSKKEPFLPAYLDDYAFLLLAVLESMRIDFRPEDLSFATTIADVLLAEFYDPESGGFYFTGKNHEALIHRPKNGHDGALPSGNAAAVQGLLWLGTLTGHLPYTSAADKTLRLYFAQMKEQPAGYTTMISALETYSDSQPVVFLAGPQAGDWKDKISCGVDTEAFVLDLTNAVRDSLPLPEGMRKHFPENKTTGWVCRGTMCLPSADSLESLQEQLRLWPLSQRELS from the coding sequence GTGGCAAATCGGTTAAAAGAGGAGACAAGCCCCTATTTAAGACAACATGCGGATAATCCGGTTGATTGGTATCCCTGGGGAAAAGAGGCCTTTGAAAAAGCCCGTCTGGAAGAGAAGCCGGTTCTCTTGTCCATCGGGTACGCGGCATGTCACTGGTGCCATGTCATGGCTCACGAATCTTTTGAACGGCCGGACATTGCAAGTGTGATGAATGAGTTTTTTGTCAATATCAAGGTTGACCGGGAAGAGCGTCCGGACCTTGACCAGATTTATCAGATGGCCCACACAATGATTACACGAAGAAATGGCGGGTGGCCTCTCACAATGTTCCTGACCCCCTCCCAGGTTCCTTTTGCCGGTGGAACCTATTTCCCGGCTCAGCCACGTTTCGGGCTCCCGGGATTTGTCCAGGTGCTTGAGCAGATTCGCGATTTCTATCGGGACCACCGTGAAGGTCTTGAGAAAGAGGACCATCCGATTTTGCAGTATCTGGGGCAGACGAACCCTGTTGCCGATTCCAGAGAATTCGAACTGGACCTGTCGCCTTCCGAAGCCCTCGTGAATAATCTCAAATCCCGTTTTGATCCGGAGTTTGGCGGGTTCGGTGGGGCGCCGAAGTTCCCTCATGCGATGGATCTTTCCTACCTTTTCCGGCGTTTTCAAAGGAAGGGAGATTCAACAGCTGCCCACATGGCTACTTTGACATTGTCCTCCATGAAACGGGGCGGAATCTGGGACCAGGTCGGAGGGGGATTTGCACGATATAGCGTCGATGAGCGCTGGTTGATTCCGCACTTTGAGAAAATGCTTTACGACAATGCGCTTCTTCTGGAAGCTCTTTCTCTGGGTGCCAGCGTTTCAAAAAATCCTGTTTACTCCCGAACGGCGGAAGAACTTGTCGGTTGGTTGTTTCGGGAGATGCGATCGGACGACGGCGTTTATTATTCTTCTCTGGATGCAGACTCCGAAGGAGAAGAAGGCCGTTTTTATGTTTTTCAGGCGGAGGAAGTGCGGAGCATTCTTTCGGATGAAGAGTACCGTGTTGTTTCAAAATACTATGGTCTTTCCGGACCGCCAAACTTTGAGGGGCATGCCTGGAACCTTTACGAAGCCCGTTCGATCGGAGAGCTTTCAAAAGAATTTCATCTTTCAGAGTCCGATATCGAAAGACGGATAGAGTCTGCACGACAGAAGCTGTTCGCCTATCGATCAACGCGGGTCAGACCTGGTCTGGATGACAAGGTACTGGCATCCTGGAATGCGTTAATGGCGAAAGCACTGCTGTTTTCAGGGCGTATTCTTGGAAAGCAGGAGTGGATCAGCGCGGGGCGCAAGACCATCGATTACATGCACCGGAAAATGTGGAAAAATGGCCTCCTGATGGCAGTTTATTCAAAAAAGGAACCATTCCTTCCGGCTTATCTCGACGACTATGCGTTTCTCCTTCTGGCTGTTCTTGAATCCATGAGAATCGATTTCCGCCCGGAAGATCTCTCTTTCGCAACAACGATTGCCGATGTTCTTCTGGCGGAGTTTTATGATCCGGAATCCGGCGGGTTCTATTTTACCGGGAAAAATCATGAAGCCTTGATTCATCGTCCGAAGAATGGTCATGACGGAGCGCTTCCATCCGGAAACGCCGCTGCAGTCCAAGGGCTTTTATGGCTCGGAACCCTGACAGGCCATCTGCCATATACATCCGCAGCAGATAAGACTCTCCGGCTTTATTTTGCACAAATGAAGGAACAACCAGCCGGTTATACGACGATGATATCCGCTCTGGAAACATATTCAGATTCACAGCCAGTGGTGTTCCTTGCCGGACCGCAAGCCGGGGACTGGAAGGACAAGATCAGTTGTGGAGTGGACACGGAAGCGTTCGTCCTGGATTTGACAAACGCGGTCAGGGATTCTCTGCCCCTTCCAGAGGGCATGAGAAAACATTTTCCGGAGAACAAGACCACCGGTTGGGTCTGTCGGGGGACGATGTGCCTGCCTTCTGCGGATTCGCTTGAAAGTCTTCAGGAGCAATTGAGGCTGTGGCCTCTGTCCCAGAGAGAGTTGTCCTGA
- the fmt gene encoding methionyl-tRNA formyltransferase → MSFDPGKIRVVFMGTPQIAVPFLEALVEKRYAVVGVFTQPDKPAGRGYTLHSSPVRRAAESRGIPVMTPGSLKTEDDWRILREWSPDVIVVVAYGKILPKEMLQLPRFGCLNVHASLLPELRGASPIQWAILKGLAVSGLTLMKMDEGMDTGPVLDQCQIAINPDETSLTLMEKMMDQGPPFLLKTLPDYLLGKIQPVPQSGNATLAPLIRKNMGKLDFTQTAEQVDRHVRAMNPWPGTFCDSPLGILKFLSGSVWKDESGKTETPGMIWEGPKQEILVRCGSGVYCVREIQKAGGKAMSAREFLMGHQSLPGMVLNKM, encoded by the coding sequence ATGTCTTTTGACCCTGGAAAGATTCGTGTGGTTTTCATGGGCACACCGCAAATCGCGGTTCCTTTTCTGGAGGCTTTGGTGGAGAAGCGGTATGCTGTCGTCGGTGTGTTCACCCAGCCGGACAAGCCTGCAGGCCGGGGATATACACTGCACTCCTCTCCTGTCAGAAGAGCGGCGGAAAGTCGAGGAATTCCTGTTATGACGCCCGGTTCTCTCAAAACGGAAGACGATTGGAGAATTCTGCGGGAATGGTCTCCGGATGTCATTGTTGTCGTCGCTTATGGTAAGATTCTTCCGAAGGAGATGCTCCAACTCCCCCGTTTCGGTTGCCTGAACGTTCATGCCTCCCTCTTGCCGGAACTGCGCGGTGCCTCTCCTATTCAGTGGGCCATCCTGAAAGGACTGGCTGTATCGGGACTGACGTTGATGAAAATGGATGAAGGAATGGATACAGGTCCTGTTCTGGACCAATGTCAGATCGCGATCAATCCGGATGAAACATCGCTCACCCTCATGGAAAAAATGATGGACCAAGGTCCGCCTTTCCTTCTGAAAACACTTCCAGATTATCTTCTGGGAAAAATCCAGCCAGTTCCCCAGAGCGGAAATGCGACACTGGCTCCTCTGATTCGTAAAAACATGGGGAAACTTGACTTTACTCAGACGGCAGAACAGGTTGACCGCCACGTCCGGGCCATGAATCCCTGGCCGGGGACATTTTGCGACTCTCCATTGGGAATTCTTAAATTCCTTTCCGGCTCGGTATGGAAGGATGAGTCAGGGAAAACAGAAACTCCCGGGATGATTTGGGAGGGTCCCAAACAGGAGATTCTTGTCCGTTGTGGGTCCGGGGTTTATTGTGTTCGGGAAATCCAGAAAGCCGGAGGGAAAGCAATGTCTGCGAGAGAGTTTTTGATGGGACATCAATCACTTCCGGGGATGGTTCTGAATAAAATGTAA
- a CDS encoding rod shape-determining protein has protein sequence MSLLASLFGFLSQDLAIDLGTANTLVYVRGKGIVINEPSIVAIDQKTDQILAIGHEAKKMLGRTPGNIVAVRPMRNGVIDNPDVTQQMLSYFINQVHQRSTFVRPRMVVCIPSRISQVEQRAVKDSARLAGAREVYLIEEPLAAAIGAGLPIMEPSGNMVIDIGGGTTDIAVISLGGIVYSESIKVAGDQMDEDIIHYIRKKHNLLIGDAMGERIKMEVGSACAQSEPRSMVIKGRDLVHGLPKTLKVTEEEIREALSDTIARIIQTIQKTLENTPPELSADIIDRGIVLTGGGSMLRGLDMRIRDEIHLPIVTVDNPLTTVVMGTGKTLEELDVLKKVSIRD, from the coding sequence TTGTCTTTGCTGGCCAGCTTGTTCGGATTTCTGTCGCAAGATCTTGCGATCGATCTTGGAACGGCCAATACGCTCGTTTATGTAAGGGGCAAGGGAATTGTCATCAATGAACCGTCTATTGTGGCAATCGATCAGAAGACGGATCAGATTCTTGCTATCGGGCATGAAGCCAAAAAAATGCTGGGGCGTACTCCCGGAAACATTGTTGCTGTCCGTCCGATGAGAAACGGGGTGATCGACAATCCCGATGTGACCCAGCAGATGCTTTCGTATTTTATCAATCAAGTTCATCAGAGGTCGACTTTTGTCCGTCCCCGGATGGTTGTGTGTATTCCTTCACGAATTTCCCAGGTCGAACAAAGGGCTGTGAAAGATTCGGCAAGGCTTGCCGGAGCAAGGGAAGTTTACCTGATAGAAGAACCGTTGGCGGCCGCGATTGGCGCCGGCCTTCCCATCATGGAACCTTCAGGCAACATGGTGATCGACATTGGTGGAGGGACAACGGATATTGCGGTGATTTCCCTCGGGGGGATTGTTTACAGTGAGTCCATCAAGGTGGCGGGCGATCAGATGGATGAAGACATCATTCATTATATCCGCAAGAAGCATAACCTTTTGATTGGCGATGCCATGGGTGAACGGATCAAGATGGAAGTCGGATCCGCGTGCGCCCAGAGCGAACCTCGGTCCATGGTGATCAAGGGAAGAGACCTCGTCCACGGGTTGCCGAAAACCCTGAAAGTCACGGAAGAAGAAATCCGGGAAGCGCTGTCTGACACGATCGCGCGCATTATTCAGACCATTCAGAAAACGCTTGAAAATACCCCCCCGGAATTATCTGCGGATATTATCGACAGGGGAATTGTTCTGACAGGAGGTGGATCAATGCTCCGGGGTCTCGATATGCGGATTCGTGATGAGATCCATTTACCAATCGTAACGGTCGATAATCCTCTGACGACTGTGGTGATGGGAACAGGCAAAACGCTCGAAGAACTGGACGTCCTGAAAAAGGTTTCCATTCGAGACTAG
- the mreC gene encoding rod shape-determining protein MreC has protein sequence MTRKRVIIVLSLIGIILLSLGFYPALFEKIVVRPPLLFVKAILGIFQDSYRTTSTFWEEYAHLMEAEKENKTLRQEIVLLSTRLEKAESLLVENERLRALLELKKRTVGKGISCRLLADNPTLGHRTLLVDCGRNQGVHRKDGVMGPQGIVGFVVKVFPDFSQVLWLEDSFFAMEGLLPGSEQKGVLQGMGVGHPLLMKYIPSLTPVQQGQAVVTSGEDGFFPPGEAIGFVKDIRPSPGLLFKKLDVVAAENFSDLSVVYVLTPPRNWNQTSLKWKQETKE, from the coding sequence TTGACAAGAAAAAGGGTTATCATCGTTTTATCCCTGATAGGAATTATTCTCCTGTCCCTGGGATTTTATCCGGCGTTATTTGAAAAAATTGTTGTTCGTCCTCCTCTGTTGTTCGTAAAGGCCATTCTTGGAATTTTCCAGGACAGCTATCGGACGACCTCCACTTTTTGGGAAGAGTATGCTCATTTAATGGAGGCGGAAAAGGAAAACAAGACATTACGACAAGAAATCGTTCTTCTCTCGACCCGGCTTGAAAAAGCGGAGTCCCTGCTGGTGGAAAACGAACGTCTCCGGGCTCTGCTGGAACTCAAAAAGCGCACTGTAGGCAAGGGAATTTCCTGCCGTTTGCTGGCGGACAATCCGACGTTGGGTCATCGGACTCTTCTTGTGGATTGCGGGAGGAATCAGGGGGTCCACCGAAAAGATGGTGTCATGGGGCCGCAAGGCATTGTCGGGTTTGTCGTGAAAGTATTTCCGGACTTTTCCCAGGTTCTCTGGCTGGAAGATTCTTTTTTTGCCATGGAGGGCCTTCTTCCGGGAAGCGAGCAAAAGGGGGTTCTTCAGGGAATGGGTGTTGGACACCCGCTTCTGATGAAATACATTCCTTCCCTGACTCCAGTCCAGCAAGGTCAGGCAGTCGTGACAAGCGGAGAAGACGGGTTTTTTCCACCGGGGGAAGCAATCGGTTTCGTCAAGGACATCCGGCCCTCTCCCGGGCTTCTTTTCAAAAAACTGGATGTCGTGGCAGCAGAAAATTTTTCGGATCTCTCTGTCGTCTATGTTCTGACCCCTCCGCGAAACTGGAATCAGACTTCCCTGAAATGGAAACAGGAAACGAAAGAATGA
- a CDS encoding RDD family protein: MRFLEISDRGSFLFDRILSKFVDLLVAVAFEKVGVLLSAPLVGDAGGFAYLLVADGLPGGRSLGKRLTGLLVLRKEEAPCRFFESTVRNLTIAGAFLLSLIPYAGPVFFVCIVGLEFLLMVGQRSARRLGDDLAQTRVVVKEERPPVAA, encoded by the coding sequence ATGAGATTCCTGGAAATTTCAGACAGGGGATCCTTTCTCTTCGACAGGATCTTGTCGAAATTCGTCGACCTGCTGGTGGCGGTGGCTTTTGAAAAAGTGGGTGTTTTATTGAGCGCACCTCTTGTCGGTGATGCGGGAGGTTTTGCTTATCTCCTGGTGGCAGACGGTCTTCCGGGTGGGAGAAGTCTCGGAAAGCGTCTGACGGGACTTCTTGTTCTGAGGAAGGAAGAAGCTCCCTGCCGTTTTTTTGAGTCGACGGTCCGGAATCTGACAATTGCAGGAGCTTTTCTCTTATCCCTGATTCCTTATGCAGGACCCGTTTTTTTTGTGTGCATTGTCGGCCTTGAGTTTCTTCTGATGGTGGGGCAGAGATCCGCCAGAAGACTTGGAGACGACCTTGCCCAGACGCGCGTGGTCGTTAAGGAAGAGCGACCACCTGTGGCGGCGTGA
- the trxB gene encoding thioredoxin-disulfide reductase, whose amino-acid sequence MEKVVILGSGPAGLTAALYTARAFLSPLLIEGPQSGGQLTTTTDVDNFPGFPKGVTGPELIEFMREQVLRFGTRFETRVVEKVTREKDVIRVFCDDEKVLETKTLIVASGASAKYLGLPSEKALMGQGVSACATCDGFFFKDKEIVVVGGGDTAIEEALFLTRFGSKVTIIHRRDSLRASKIMQERAKANKKISFLWNKEVVEVRDVSAGKVTGVVLKDVVDGSISEYPCEGFFLGIGHTPNSRFLDGVVERDSNGYIKTFTGSRTSAPGIFAAGDVQDPVYRQAITAAGSGCMAAIDAERYLESLAEPQ is encoded by the coding sequence GTGGAAAAGGTTGTCATACTGGGATCAGGCCCAGCCGGATTAACGGCAGCATTGTATACGGCGAGAGCTTTTCTCTCACCTTTGCTCATTGAAGGGCCGCAGTCGGGAGGACAGCTGACGACGACGACCGATGTCGATAATTTCCCGGGGTTCCCCAAGGGGGTCACCGGACCGGAGCTGATCGAATTCATGAGAGAACAGGTATTGCGATTCGGGACACGTTTCGAGACACGTGTCGTTGAAAAAGTCACCCGGGAAAAGGATGTCATCCGGGTTTTTTGTGATGATGAAAAGGTTCTCGAAACGAAGACTCTGATTGTTGCCAGTGGAGCGTCGGCGAAATATCTTGGACTTCCTTCCGAAAAAGCCCTGATGGGACAAGGTGTTTCTGCCTGTGCCACCTGTGACGGGTTCTTTTTCAAGGATAAGGAAATCGTGGTCGTTGGTGGAGGAGACACAGCGATTGAAGAAGCTCTTTTCCTGACCCGTTTCGGTTCAAAAGTCACAATCATTCACCGGAGAGATTCCCTGCGAGCCTCCAAGATCATGCAGGAAAGGGCCAAGGCAAACAAGAAAATCTCTTTTTTGTGGAACAAGGAAGTGGTCGAAGTCCGGGACGTGTCGGCAGGCAAGGTGACCGGAGTGGTTTTGAAAGATGTTGTGGATGGTTCAATAAGCGAATACCCTTGCGAAGGATTTTTCCTGGGCATTGGCCATACGCCCAATAGCCGATTTCTGGACGGCGTTGTGGAGCGCGACTCCAACGGATATATCAAGACATTTACCGGAAGTCGCACCTCTGCTCCCGGGATTTTCGCCGCCGGGGATGTTCAGGATCCTGTCTATCGACAGGCGATCACAGCTGCCGGTAGCGGTTGTATGGCCGCGATCGATGCTGAAAGATACCTGGAATCTCTCGCTGAACCGCAATGA
- the def gene encoding peptide deformylase, with protein sequence MKPAGILSYGDPRLLIKSTEVTRIDQEMSDLVRGMFELLYRVPGIGIAAPQVGCNMRFFVFDMNRRADPGSRTPVTMINPVISAKEGAITQEEGCLSFPGIFVPVERALRIEIKGVDMEGKDLVLEGEGLFARLIQHEMDHLEGVLLSEHMTRWDKLRLQKEMRAIEKIGRKGKYVF encoded by the coding sequence TTGAAACCCGCCGGAATTTTGTCCTATGGCGATCCGCGACTGCTCATCAAATCCACGGAAGTCACCCGGATTGATCAGGAGATGTCCGATCTCGTCCGAGGAATGTTTGAACTTCTCTACAGAGTGCCTGGGATTGGCATTGCCGCGCCCCAGGTTGGATGCAATATGCGGTTTTTTGTTTTCGATATGAACAGGAGAGCCGATCCGGGGAGCCGGACTCCCGTTACCATGATCAATCCGGTGATTTCCGCAAAAGAAGGTGCCATCACACAAGAAGAAGGATGCCTCAGTTTTCCGGGAATCTTTGTTCCGGTGGAAAGAGCACTCCGGATCGAAATCAAAGGCGTTGACATGGAAGGAAAAGATCTGGTGCTGGAAGGAGAAGGGCTCTTTGCCCGTCTGATCCAACACGAAATGGATCATTTGGAAGGAGTATTGTTATCCGAACACATGACCCGATGGGACAAGCTGCGTCTTCAGAAAGAAATGCGAGCCATCGAAAAAATCGGAAGAAAGGGCAAATATGTCTTTTGA
- the rpe gene encoding ribulose-phosphate 3-epimerase: protein MLIAPSLLAGDFARLGEEVKQISHSGADLIHLDVMDGDFVPNLTFGPGVIEAIRPYASIPLEAHLMVWHPDTYLEELKQAGVDRVIVHQESDVHLNRLLHQIRQMGFSPGVALNPSSPANLLEDVLDLVDLVLVMTVNPGFGGQAFLSSMREKIAKVAKMRENRSGLSFRIEVDGGISPATAEEVVDAGADILVAGTAVFRNPPYTDAVHRLRMAALGKKPS from the coding sequence ATTTTGATCGCTCCGTCTCTTCTGGCAGGAGATTTTGCGCGGCTGGGAGAGGAAGTGAAACAAATTTCCCACTCCGGAGCCGATCTTATTCATCTGGACGTTATGGACGGTGACTTTGTCCCGAATCTGACGTTTGGTCCGGGAGTCATAGAAGCAATTCGCCCGTACGCCAGCATTCCCCTGGAAGCCCATCTGATGGTTTGGCATCCGGACACCTATCTTGAAGAATTGAAACAGGCCGGGGTGGACAGAGTGATTGTCCATCAGGAATCTGATGTTCATCTCAACCGTCTTCTTCATCAAATTCGACAAATGGGGTTTTCTCCCGGGGTCGCCCTCAATCCCTCCTCGCCGGCCAATCTTCTGGAAGATGTGCTGGATCTCGTCGATCTGGTTCTGGTGATGACGGTCAATCCCGGATTCGGTGGGCAGGCCTTTTTGTCATCTATGCGGGAAAAGATAGCAAAAGTCGCGAAGATGCGGGAAAATCGTTCCGGGCTGTCCTTCCGGATTGAGGTCGATGGGGGGATCTCTCCGGCGACTGCAGAGGAAGTGGTTGATGCAGGAGCCGATATTCTTGTCGCGGGAACGGCAGTGTTCCGGAACCCTCCTTACACGGACGCGGTCCATCGTCTTCGCATGGCTGCCCTGGGAAAAAAGCCTTCCTGA
- a CDS encoding alpha/beta hydrolase yields MASVPERVVLMMEALRPFDFGPEGGWEQVCAAPFSGTIFLLHGLGADCQDLAGILPYLGLSGEGSLRFLLPNAPIRSVKVNQGMRMRAWYDVSSPRIESDPDWDGMNRSADQLLKWVSREKENGVPLNKIFLAGFSQGGLVCLQAGLRSREEFGGILALSTYDPDPDCITDRWTGKNHQKIFMAHGTRDPVVPYDLGEKSFRGFVRLGWEGEWYSHSEGHTLTLEEIEAIRQWLVSAASA; encoded by the coding sequence GTGGCCTCTGTCCCAGAGAGAGTTGTCCTGATGATGGAAGCGTTAAGGCCATTTGACTTCGGTCCGGAGGGTGGGTGGGAGCAAGTGTGTGCGGCTCCTTTTTCAGGAACGATTTTTCTTTTGCACGGGCTGGGGGCGGATTGCCAGGATCTGGCAGGAATTCTCCCTTATCTGGGTCTGTCAGGAGAAGGGAGCCTCCGATTTCTGCTGCCCAATGCTCCGATCCGGTCCGTCAAGGTCAATCAGGGGATGAGGATGAGGGCCTGGTACGACGTTTCCTCGCCCCGCATTGAATCGGATCCGGACTGGGATGGAATGAACCGCTCTGCGGATCAACTCTTGAAATGGGTTTCCCGGGAGAAAGAGAATGGTGTCCCCCTGAACAAAATTTTTCTCGCGGGTTTTTCTCAGGGTGGACTGGTTTGTTTGCAGGCAGGTCTCAGAAGCAGAGAAGAGTTCGGAGGGATTCTGGCTCTGTCGACATACGATCCGGATCCAGATTGTATAACCGATCGTTGGACTGGAAAAAACCATCAGAAAATTTTTATGGCCCATGGGACAAGGGATCCTGTGGTGCCTTATGATCTCGGTGAAAAAAGTTTTCGCGGATTTGTGCGTCTGGGATGGGAGGGGGAATGGTATTCCCATTCAGAAGGGCATACGTTGACCCTGGAAGAAATTGAGGCAATTCGCCAATGGCTTGTTTCAGCCGCCTCTGCCTGA
- a CDS encoding zinc metalloprotease HtpX, whose protein sequence is MINSLKSVLFLGALTGVLLFLGKHWGGDTGMILALAFSLAMNVGSYWFSDRIVLSMYRAQEVTPDMLGQPRLREIHDILVALARRGGIPVPKFYIIEDPSPNAFATGRNPEHAAVAVTTGILDLLTPEELSGVLGHELTHVIHRDTLISTIAASIAGAVTMIANMAQWAALFGGREREEREGGGLGDIAMIFLAPVASFLIQMAISRSREFMADEGGAKLCGNPLFLARALAKLERGVDQEPMNANPSTAHMFILEPFKGGGLMALFSTHPQTEERIRRLEKMVPSASTPVRHAF, encoded by the coding sequence ATGATCAATTCCTTGAAGTCTGTATTATTTCTTGGTGCACTGACAGGGGTTCTCCTTTTTCTTGGAAAACACTGGGGTGGGGATACAGGAATGATCCTGGCCCTGGCCTTTTCTCTTGCCATGAACGTGGGGTCCTACTGGTTTAGTGACCGGATTGTCCTGTCCATGTACCGGGCACAAGAAGTCACTCCGGACATGCTCGGACAACCTCGTCTGAGAGAGATTCATGACATACTCGTTGCTTTAGCGCGGAGAGGGGGGATTCCTGTTCCGAAGTTTTACATCATTGAAGATCCTTCTCCGAATGCCTTCGCAACAGGCAGAAATCCGGAGCACGCGGCGGTTGCTGTGACGACAGGCATCCTGGACCTTCTGACTCCGGAAGAGTTGTCCGGGGTCCTGGGACATGAACTGACGCATGTGATCCACAGAGATACCCTGATTTCGACAATTGCGGCATCCATTGCCGGCGCGGTGACAATGATTGCGAATATGGCCCAATGGGCTGCTCTTTTCGGTGGACGTGAGCGAGAAGAACGGGAAGGGGGAGGCCTGGGAGATATTGCCATGATTTTTCTGGCTCCGGTCGCCAGTTTCCTGATCCAGATGGCAATCTCCCGTTCCCGGGAATTTATGGCGGATGAAGGAGGAGCAAAGTTGTGCGGCAATCCTCTTTTTCTTGCCAGGGCGTTGGCAAAACTCGAGCGCGGTGTTGATCAGGAACCCATGAATGCCAATCCCTCGACTGCGCACATGTTCATCCTGGAACCCTTCAAGGGTGGAGGCCTCATGGCTTTGTTTTCCACTCATCCACAGACGGAAGAAAGAATCCGGAGACTTGAAAAAATGGTTCCATCTGCTTCGACTCCCGTGAGGCACGCGTTTTGA